The proteins below come from a single Triticum aestivum cultivar Chinese Spring chromosome 5D, IWGSC CS RefSeq v2.1, whole genome shotgun sequence genomic window:
- the LOC123123717 gene encoding ATP-dependent zinc metalloprotease FTSH 4, mitochondrial translates to MKMIQKVSTMACCRLLALHKAAATHRPAENAVNKEEASFIAPAAAAAAADTTTRGAGGGVLTSRPDRRRSGFAGKLTKQLSRTFFPCDCDGSKKEVKNPTSTKFKDVTGIDGAKAEDIVQHLQDPQHLACDFDGSKKEVKNSTRTKFSDVKGIDGAKAELEDILHYLRDRGHFTRLGGKLPRGVLLLGAPGTGKTMLARAMAEEASVPFFACSGSEFNDDYVFVGAKRVRALFAAAKKRSPCIVFIDEIDAIAGSGSRCSYGSESQMHTLNQLLVELDGFEQNDGVIVVAATNIPESSLDKALVRSGRFDRHVQIPYPNAKGRRQILEAHMSKVLKAKDVDLQTIAKETSGFTGADLANLVNEAALKAAKDGAEAVTTQHLEYAAMKRIIMGSKNKTVAMPESCRKMVAYHEGGHAVVAIHTDSAAPVEKATIVPGPGGDNLGMVTQLPEEDDKFFFSKEKILAQLDVLMGGRAAEEVIFGESKVSSLALSDLRKATKLATEMVARYGMSKRVGPVSYDNDDDDDGWNAKTMIWQPKYLVNEEVRELLGKAYNNAKTILTAHSRELHALANVLLKDQTLTGDQITALLKHETLAGGQAAKQVLPAESAK, encoded by the exons GTGGTGGTGTGCTTACAAGTCGACCAGATCGGCGCCGATCAGGATTTGCTGGCAAGCTTACGAAGCAGCTTTCGCGTACCTTCTTTCCTTGTGACTGTGATGGTTCCAAAAAAGAGGTCAAGAATCCAACCAGCACAAAGTTCAAAGATGTCACGGGGATCGATGGCGCCAAAGCCGAGGACATTGTACAGCACCTGCAAGACCCTCAGCATTTGGCTTGTGATTTTGATGGCTCGAAAAAGGAGGTCAAGAATTCAACTAGGACAAAGTTCAGCGATGTCAAGGGGATTGATGGCGCCAAAGCCGAGCTCGAGGACATTCTACACTACCTACGAGACCGTGGGCATTTCACACGCCTCGGTGGCAAGCTTCCGAGAGGCGTCCTGCTCCTCGGTGCGCCTGGCACTGGGAAGACAATGTTGGCAAGGGCGATGGCCGAGGAAGCCAGCGTGCCCTTCTTTGCGTGCAGCGGCAGCGAATTCAACGACGACTATGTGTTCGTTGGGGCAAAAAGAGTGAGGGCGCTCTTCGCCGCGGCGAAGAAGCGATCTCCTTGCATAGTGTTCATCGATGAGATCGACGCCATCGCTGGGAGTGGGAGCAGGTGCTCATATGGTTCAGAGTCGCAGATGCATACCCTGAACCAGCTGCTAGTTGAGCTAGATGGCTTCGAGCAGAATGACGGGGTCATCGTGGTCGCGGCGACCAACATCCCCGAGTCGTCACTGGATAAGGCCCTTGTTAGGTCTGGGCGTTTTGACCGTCACGTTCAGATTCCTTATCCAAATGCTAAGGGCCGAAGGCAGATCCTTGAGGCCCATATGTCAAAG GTCTTGAAAGCCAAGGATGTTGATCTTCAGACCATCGCCAAGGAGACGTCTGGATTCACAGGTGCAGACCTCGCAAATCTGGTGAACGAAGCCGCTCTCAAGGCTGCTAAGGACGGGGCAGAAGCTGTCACGACACAACACCTCGAGTATGCTGCCATGAAAAGGATCATCATGGGCAGCAAGAACAAAACGGTGGCGATGCCTGAGAGCTGCAGGAAGATGGTCGCGTACCACGAGGGAGGGCATGCTGTTGTTGCTATCCACACGGACAGCGCTGCTCCTGTCGAAAAGGCTACCATTGTTCCCGGTCCCGGGGGGGATAATCTTGGCATGGTGACGCAGCTGCCAGAGGAGGACGATAAGTTTTTCTTCTCAAAGGAGAAGATACTGGCACAACTGGATGTCCTCATGGGAGGCCGGGCTGCCGAGGAGGTTATCTTTGGCGAGAGCAAGGTGAGCTCCCTCGCCTTGTCTGACCTAAGAAAGGCGACTAAGCTGGCGACGGAGATGGTCGCCAGGTATGGTATGAGCAAGCGGGTCGGCCCTGTTTCGTATGAcaatgacgacgatgacgacggttGGAATGCCAAGACCATGATCTGGCAACCGAAGTACCTGGTTAATGAGGAGGTGAGAGAATTGCTAGGCAAAGCTTACAATAACGCAAAGACGATCCTCACGGCACATAGTAGGGAGCTTCATGCGCTGGCCAACGTCCTCCTGAAGGACCAAACTCTCACTGGAGACCAGATCACGGCCCTCCTGAAGCACGAGACTCTCGCCGGAGGCCAGGCCGCCAAACAAGTATTGCCTGCAGAGTCTGCAAAATGA